One Flavobacterium sp. 90 DNA segment encodes these proteins:
- a CDS encoding TonB-dependent receptor, translating to MINKKIGFLFILLLTTFISFSQEKFTLSGTITDYKNNETLIGVNIYIPALKIGTTTNEYGFYSLTVPKGEHEIEISYVGYQTIQKTIILNQNTKSNFSINESGEELQEVVITDNKRKINIKSPEMSTNKLSIATIKRMPVVMGEVDVLKSILLLPGVTNAGEGASGFNVRGGGADQNLILLDEATIFNSSHVFGFFSVFNPDAIKDLKLYKGGIPARYGGRASSVLDIYQKDGNSKEFHVNGGIGLVSSRLLAEGPLVKDKGSFLIGGRASYAHLFLKLSEKNKDNAAYFYDLNTKLSYKLNDNNSLYLSGYFGRDVFSLNKSFTNTYGNSTLNLRWNHLYNDKLFANLSLIYSDYYYGLDLNFVGFKWDSGIKNYNIKYDFKNYISDKFKLNYGLSGIYYEFNPGTIKPTNLKSGINPDQLDKKYAFEPSLYIEAENQLSKKITVSYGLRYSLFYRLGESTINYYDNNEPVVFDTDMQIYEKGIPTSTKYFGKNKVIQNYNNLEPRFAVSYQLNDDQSIKASYNRMAQYLQLISNTSSPTPLDVWMPSDNYIKPQIADQVALGYFRNFNNGAYSLEVETYYKKIQNRLDYIDGADLIANDAIEQVILNGRMRAYGLEIMLKKNEGKFNGWISYTLSKSQQQTPGRTPEETGINNGQWYSSAYDKTHNLAITSAYNLNEKWSFGANFALQSGQPVTYPNAQYEYLGITVPSYGLRNENRLPAYHHLDVSATLTPRTNKDRNWKGEWVFSIYNLYNRHNAASINFRQNIDTGANEAVQTSIFGIVPAVSYNFKF from the coding sequence ATGATTAATAAAAAAATTGGGTTTCTTTTTATTCTGCTCTTAACGACTTTTATATCATTCTCTCAGGAAAAATTTACCTTAAGCGGTACTATAACGGATTATAAAAATAACGAAACCTTAATTGGCGTAAACATTTATATTCCGGCTTTAAAAATTGGAACAACAACCAATGAATACGGTTTTTATTCGCTTACTGTTCCCAAAGGCGAACATGAAATCGAGATAAGTTATGTAGGTTATCAAACCATTCAGAAAACCATTATTCTAAATCAAAATACTAAAAGCAATTTTTCAATTAATGAAAGCGGCGAAGAACTTCAGGAAGTTGTAATTACAGACAACAAAAGAAAGATCAATATCAAATCGCCGGAAATGAGCACCAATAAACTTTCTATTGCGACAATCAAGAGAATGCCGGTTGTAATGGGCGAAGTCGATGTTTTGAAATCGATTTTGTTGCTTCCAGGAGTTACAAATGCTGGTGAAGGCGCTTCAGGATTCAATGTTCGCGGCGGCGGCGCAGATCAGAATCTGATTTTATTAGACGAAGCTACTATTTTTAATTCTTCGCACGTTTTTGGTTTTTTCTCTGTTTTTAATCCCGATGCTATTAAGGATTTAAAATTGTATAAAGGCGGAATTCCTGCTCGCTATGGCGGAAGAGCTTCTTCTGTTTTAGATATTTATCAGAAAGACGGAAACAGTAAAGAATTTCATGTAAATGGAGGAATTGGTCTGGTTTCCAGCCGTCTTCTTGCCGAAGGACCTTTGGTAAAAGATAAAGGTTCGTTCTTAATTGGCGGAAGAGCTTCTTACGCACATTTGTTCTTGAAACTATCTGAAAAGAACAAAGACAATGCCGCTTATTTTTATGATTTAAATACTAAATTAAGTTATAAACTAAACGACAATAACAGTTTGTATTTATCGGGTTATTTTGGTCGTGATGTTTTTAGTCTGAACAAAAGTTTCACCAATACTTACGGAAATTCAACCTTAAACCTGCGTTGGAATCATTTATATAACGATAAATTATTTGCCAATTTATCTTTAATATATAGCGATTACTATTACGGACTTGACTTAAATTTTGTAGGCTTTAAATGGGATTCGGGAATTAAAAATTACAATATTAAGTATGACTTCAAAAACTACATTTCAGATAAGTTCAAATTGAATTATGGCTTAAGCGGAATTTACTACGAATTCAATCCGGGAACGATTAAACCTACTAATCTTAAATCGGGGATTAATCCTGATCAATTAGATAAAAAATACGCTTTTGAACCTTCACTTTATATTGAAGCAGAAAATCAGCTTTCGAAAAAAATAACAGTTTCATACGGATTACGTTATAGTTTGTTTTATCGTTTAGGAGAATCAACCATTAATTATTACGATAATAATGAACCTGTAGTTTTCGATACAGACATGCAGATTTATGAGAAAGGGATTCCAACGTCGACTAAATATTTTGGTAAAAACAAAGTCATTCAAAACTATAATAATTTAGAACCAAGATTTGCCGTTTCCTATCAGCTTAACGATGATCAGTCGATCAAAGCCAGTTACAATCGAATGGCGCAATATCTTCAGTTAATATCAAATACCTCATCTCCTACTCCGCTTGATGTCTGGATGCCAAGTGATAATTACATCAAACCACAAATTGCTGATCAGGTTGCATTGGGTTATTTCAGAAACTTCAACAATGGCGCTTATTCGCTTGAAGTAGAAACTTATTATAAAAAAATTCAAAATAGGCTCGATTATATTGATGGCGCTGATTTAATTGCAAACGACGCCATCGAACAAGTAATTCTAAACGGCCGAATGCGCGCTTATGGTTTGGAAATTATGCTAAAGAAAAACGAAGGTAAATTCAACGGATGGATTTCATACACATTGTCAAAATCCCAGCAACAAACTCCGGGAAGAACTCCAGAAGAAACGGGAATCAATAATGGTCAATGGTACAGTTCTGCTTATGATAAAACACACAATCTGGCGATAACATCTGCCTATAATCTGAATGAAAAATGGTCTTTTGGAGCTAACTTTGCTTTACAATCAGGTCAACCAGTTACGTATCCAAACGCACAATATGAATATCTAGGAATTACGGTTCCAAGTTATGGATTACGAAATGAAAACCGTTTGCCCGCATATCATCACTTAGACGTTTCGGCAACTTTGACGCCCCGAACAAACAAAGACAGAAACTGGAAAGGCGAATGGGTTTTTAGCATTTACAACCTTTACAATCGCCATAATGCAGCGTCGATAAATTTCCGTCAGAATATTGACACAGGCGCAAATGAAGCCGTACAAACATCAATTTTTGGGATTGTGCCAGCTGTTAGTTATAATTTTAAATTTTAA
- a CDS encoding DUF4249 domain-containing protein: protein MKKVTLLIAFFISLFFTSCEEVVDVNLDTAPSKLVIEAAINWEKGTAGNQQVIKLTTTTGYFESKIPVITGATVYIRNSTNQQFNFNEVPKTGRYVCTTFKPKIDEQYTLTVISKENTYTATETLKSVAPITRIEQNNEGGITGTDIEIRAYYNDPGDADNYYLYKYLYSNKVTSTYYADEDKFYQGNEFFSKSNDDDLEVGNTIEITHFGISKQYYNYMTILVSIAGSNVGGPFQSPPATVKGNIINTTDKENYPLGYFSLCETVTKKYKIE, encoded by the coding sequence ATGAAAAAAGTAACTTTATTAATCGCATTTTTTATATCACTTTTCTTCACAAGTTGCGAAGAAGTTGTAGATGTAAATCTGGATACAGCGCCGTCAAAATTAGTAATTGAAGCCGCTATTAATTGGGAAAAAGGAACAGCCGGAAACCAACAAGTTATCAAACTAACCACTACAACAGGTTATTTTGAAAGCAAAATTCCAGTCATTACCGGAGCGACAGTTTATATCCGAAACAGCACAAACCAACAATTTAATTTTAACGAAGTTCCTAAGACCGGTCGATATGTTTGTACAACTTTCAAACCTAAGATTGACGAGCAATATACACTGACCGTAATTAGCAAAGAAAATACTTATACAGCCACCGAAACCCTTAAATCAGTCGCTCCAATAACAAGAATAGAACAAAATAATGAAGGCGGAATTACAGGAACAGATATTGAAATTAGAGCCTATTATAATGATCCGGGTGACGCAGACAATTACTATCTTTACAAATATTTATATTCTAATAAAGTAACGTCAACGTATTATGCTGATGAAGATAAATTCTATCAGGGAAATGAATTTTTCAGTAAATCAAATGACGACGATTTAGAAGTTGGAAATACGATTGAAATTACCCATTTCGGAATTTCAAAACAATATTATAATTACATGACTATTTTGGTCAGCATTGCAGGAAGTAATGTTGGAGGACCATTTCAGTCACCGCCAGCAACAGTAAAAGGAAACATTATCAATACAACCGATAAAGAAAATTATCCTTTAGGATATTTTTCACTTTGCGAAACCGTTACAAAAAAATACAAAATCGAATAA
- a CDS encoding GyrI-like domain-containing protein, producing the protein MEAQIKIFIEKKLMGKHIDMSFIENKTFQLWSSFMPRKKDIKNSVDSNLYSLEVFPVGHFDNFEPSNAFQKWAAVEVSDFDHIPKEMETLIIPTGLYAVFIHKGPQSEGHKTYHSIFVEWLPNSEYTIDERPHFAVMDEKYKKDDPDSEEEIWIPIKNKN; encoded by the coding sequence ATGGAAGCCCAAATCAAAATTTTTATCGAAAAAAAACTTATGGGTAAACACATCGATATGTCGTTTATAGAAAATAAAACTTTTCAGTTATGGAGTAGTTTTATGCCAAGAAAAAAAGACATTAAAAATTCGGTCGATTCGAATTTATACTCTCTTGAAGTTTTTCCGGTTGGGCATTTTGACAATTTCGAACCCAGTAATGCATTCCAGAAATGGGCAGCGGTAGAAGTTTCTGATTTTGATCATATTCCAAAAGAAATGGAAACTCTAATAATTCCCACCGGATTATATGCTGTTTTTATCCATAAAGGTCCACAAAGTGAAGGACATAAAACCTATCATTCTATTTTTGTCGAATGGCTTCCAAATTCTGAATATACCATTGACGAAAGACCACATTTTGCCGTAATGGATGAAAAATATAAAAAAGACGATCCTGACTCTGAAGAAGAAATCTGGATTCCGATAAAAAACAAAAATTAA
- a CDS encoding DinB family protein, with translation MLIETLKSLFDRDLNKLKLEIESYQNENQIWAIDKQVSNSAGNLCLHLIGNINLFIGNQIGKTDYVRDRPLEFSLKNVPKAELIAKIDDTILVVDQALDTLSIFDLEEIYPMIVFEKEMTTGFFLVHLSTHLAYHLGQINYHRRLLD, from the coding sequence ATGCTAATCGAAACCTTAAAATCGCTTTTTGACCGAGATCTCAACAAATTAAAACTCGAAATAGAATCGTATCAAAACGAAAATCAGATTTGGGCAATTGACAAACAAGTTTCCAATTCTGCCGGAAATCTTTGTTTGCACCTTATCGGAAACATCAATCTTTTTATCGGAAATCAAATTGGCAAAACAGATTATGTCAGAGATCGACCTTTAGAATTTTCCTTGAAAAACGTCCCAAAAGCTGAATTAATCGCCAAAATAGACGATACAATTCTGGTTGTAGACCAAGCACTTGATACATTATCTATTTTTGATTTAGAAGAAATTTATCCCATGATTGTTTTCGAAAAAGAAATGACAACAGGCTTTTTTCTAGTACATCTTTCTACACATTTAGCCTATCATTTAGGTCAAATTAATTATCATAGAAGATTGCTAGATTAG
- a CDS encoding RidA family protein, with translation MKPLLFTIFLLSTFAIKAQTFKNPASLFDPTPYGFNHASSVKTPGEFVYISGQSGGLGKEHKLSNDFREQTQIVLKNIVTVLESYNLKPENVMKITILIVDHSPEKLKIWEEEISKVWKDKPFPASTLIPVSKLAIDGMLIEVDATAFKAKK, from the coding sequence ATGAAACCTTTACTTTTCACCATCTTTTTACTTTCTACATTTGCTATAAAAGCGCAAACATTCAAAAATCCTGCGTCACTATTCGATCCAACTCCATATGGATTTAACCACGCTTCATCAGTTAAAACTCCGGGAGAATTTGTTTACATTTCCGGACAAAGCGGCGGATTAGGAAAAGAACACAAATTAAGCAACGACTTTAGAGAACAAACACAAATTGTCTTAAAAAACATCGTAACAGTTCTCGAAAGTTATAATCTAAAACCGGAAAATGTTATGAAAATAACAATTCTAATAGTTGATCATTCCCCTGAAAAACTTAAAATCTGGGAAGAAGAAATAAGCAAAGTTTGGAAAGACAAGCCATTTCCGGCAAGCACATTAATTCCCGTTTCAAAACTTGCCATCGACGGAATGTTAATCGAAGTAGACGCAACAGCTTTTAAAGCAAAAAAATAG
- a CDS encoding thiamine diphosphokinase translates to MSSHHIVRDDQEPALIIANGAACNPELLGQLLEWSPLVVVLDSAIERVIELDIKVDVLLGDFDRGFDPEIYKTSQYPIEIVHTPDQNKTDLEKAFDYLIERKIPAVNVVWATGKRADHTITNLTNIVRYRNLIKIVILDDHSKIFLLPNKFEKWYTAKTPISLIPIGVVNGINSINLEYPLQNDTLTIGYRTGSSNSVAQDGLVTITHTDGDLLLMECMD, encoded by the coding sequence ATGTCTTCACACCATATCGTACGCGACGACCAGGAACCAGCCTTAATTATTGCCAACGGAGCAGCATGCAATCCAGAATTATTAGGTCAATTGTTAGAATGGTCGCCATTGGTGGTTGTACTCGATTCAGCAATCGAAAGAGTAATCGAATTAGACATAAAAGTCGACGTACTTCTGGGAGATTTTGATCGTGGTTTTGATCCCGAAATTTACAAAACATCACAATATCCAATCGAAATTGTGCATACGCCGGACCAAAACAAAACCGACTTAGAGAAAGCATTTGATTATCTAATCGAAAGAAAAATCCCTGCCGTAAACGTAGTTTGGGCAACCGGAAAACGCGCAGATCATACCATTACAAATCTTACTAATATTGTTCGTTACCGTAATTTAATCAAGATTGTAATTCTCGACGATCATTCCAAAATCTTTCTATTACCCAACAAATTCGAGAAATGGTACACCGCCAAAACACCAATTTCCCTGATTCCAATTGGCGTTGTAAACGGTATTAATTCCATCAATTTAGAATATCCATTGCAAAATGACACCTTGACAATTGGCTACAGAACCGGCAGTAGCAATTCTGTTGCCCAAGACGGTTTAGTCACAATCACCCACACTGATGGCGATTTATTACTAATGGAATGCATGGATTAA
- the rlmF gene encoding 23S rRNA (adenine(1618)-N(6))-methyltransferase RlmF has protein sequence MKEIDNSEKSILHPRNLHRSRYDFELLIANCPELKSQVAVNVHGIETIDFSNPISVKLLNKALLQTYYDIRNWDIPKNYLCPPIPGRADYIHYLADLLAQTNNGMIPQGSSVLGLDIGTGANCIYPILGNSIYDWSFVGTDIDEKAIENCSKIIEANPQLIDAISLQQQTESRFIFKNIITPEDRFTFTMCNPPFHSSAEDANQSTVRKVSNLNPKEKKKTNPVLNFGGHNAELWCDGGEIGFVTQMIYESAKFAMQCLWFTTLVSKRENLSSIYKTLNKVNAASIKTIDMAQGQKTSRVVAWTFMSESQQKSFKL, from the coding sequence ATGAAAGAAATAGACAATTCCGAAAAAAGTATATTACATCCTAGAAATCTTCATCGTTCCCGTTATGATTTCGAACTTCTTATTGCGAATTGTCCTGAATTAAAATCTCAAGTCGCCGTAAACGTTCACGGAATTGAAACCATAGATTTCAGTAATCCAATTTCGGTAAAATTGCTCAACAAAGCATTATTACAAACCTATTACGACATTCGAAACTGGGATATTCCTAAAAATTATCTTTGCCCTCCAATTCCCGGAAGAGCAGATTATATTCATTATCTAGCCGATTTATTAGCACAAACTAATAACGGAATGATTCCTCAAGGTTCATCAGTTTTAGGATTAGATATAGGAACCGGCGCGAACTGTATTTATCCAATTCTAGGAAATTCAATTTACGACTGGAGTTTTGTGGGTACAGATATCGACGAAAAAGCAATCGAAAATTGCAGTAAAATCATCGAAGCAAACCCACAATTGATTGACGCAATAAGTTTACAACAACAAACGGAATCCCGCTTTATTTTCAAAAATATTATTACGCCGGAAGATCGTTTTACCTTCACGATGTGTAATCCGCCTTTTCATTCTTCTGCCGAAGATGCGAATCAAAGCACCGTTCGTAAAGTTTCGAATTTGAATCCAAAAGAAAAGAAAAAAACAAATCCGGTTCTAAACTTCGGCGGTCACAATGCTGAATTATGGTGTGATGGCGGCGAAATTGGTTTTGTAACCCAAATGATTTACGAAAGTGCAAAATTTGCCATGCAATGTTTGTGGTTCACGACATTGGTTTCAAAAAGAGAGAATTTGTCCAGCATTTATAAAACATTAAATAAAGTAAATGCAGCTTCAATCAAAACAATCGATATGGCTCAAGGCCAAAAAACAAGCCGTGTTGTAGCGTGGACTTTTATGAGCGAAAGTCAGCAAAAATCATTTAAACTTTAA
- a CDS encoding uroporphyrinogen decarboxylase, with protein MADYIGYLASIFIVGGFLLKDLRTIRFINLFGCICFVLYGIFLKDYKDVSQWLLPVIIPNAILAIVQIYHLTVKDPKRL; from the coding sequence ATGGCTGATTATATTGGTTACCTCGCATCAATTTTTATCGTCGGAGGTTTTCTGTTGAAAGATCTCAGAACAATACGCTTTATTAATCTCTTTGGATGCATCTGTTTTGTGCTTTACGGTATCTTTCTAAAAGATTATAAAGATGTTAGTCAATGGCTTTTACCCGTTATTATTCCAAATGCTATTTTGGCAATCGTACAAATCTATCATTTAACTGTAAAAGATCCTAAGAGATTGTAA
- a CDS encoding alpha/beta hydrolase, producing MSTTKISFRVILFLLLASCASSKKAKFEDYVFKTKSEKQTYLSAYNKALKLWDIPYSEENIKTSFGTAHIVIAGPKTGKDLVLLHGMDASSTMWYPNIKALAKNHHIYAIDFLMEPNKSTLTAKPLSSDEIVLLYNEIFTHYKLKKFDIVAASRGGWIATLLAVQKENSIDKLVLLSPAQTFKFIDKVGKTSSALMLKLFPSEKKFEKTLETFSTHSEKISPIYKKQFYLANKYAKSNSSMLKMTPFSDKELESVKNPVLVLIGDHDVINSEESLERAQKYLPNCKTKIIRDAGHFLSIDQSKIVNEAMVDFLE from the coding sequence ATGAGTACGACAAAAATATCCTTTAGAGTTATCTTATTTCTATTACTTGCAAGTTGCGCTTCTTCGAAAAAAGCGAAATTTGAAGATTATGTTTTTAAAACTAAATCAGAAAAGCAAACCTATTTAAGTGCCTATAACAAAGCTTTAAAACTTTGGGATATTCCTTATTCCGAAGAAAATATCAAAACCAGTTTTGGAACCGCACATATTGTAATCGCTGGTCCAAAAACGGGAAAAGACCTGGTTTTACTCCACGGAATGGACGCCAGCTCAACAATGTGGTATCCAAATATTAAAGCTTTGGCCAAAAATCATCACATTTATGCCATTGATTTTTTAATGGAACCTAACAAATCCACATTAACCGCAAAACCACTTTCATCAGACGAAATTGTGCTTTTATACAACGAAATCTTCACACATTATAAATTAAAGAAATTTGACATTGTAGCAGCTTCTCGCGGCGGTTGGATTGCGACATTATTAGCTGTTCAAAAAGAAAATTCAATCGATAAATTAGTTTTACTAAGTCCGGCACAAACCTTCAAGTTTATTGATAAAGTCGGAAAAACTAGTTCAGCATTAATGCTAAAGCTTTTTCCAAGTGAAAAGAAATTCGAAAAAACATTAGAAACCTTTTCTACTCATTCTGAAAAAATTAGTCCTATTTATAAAAAGCAATTTTACCTCGCCAATAAATATGCAAAATCAAATTCAAGTATGCTAAAAATGACACCTTTTTCAGATAAAGAATTAGAATCTGTCAAAAATCCGGTTTTAGTATTAATAGGCGATCACGACGTCATCAATTCTGAAGAAAGTCTGGAACGTGCACAAAAATATTTACCCAATTGCAAAACTAAAATAATCAGAGATGCCGGACATTTTTTATCCATTGATCAATCGAAAATTGTAAATGAAGCGATGGTTGATTTTTTGGAATAG
- the uvrB gene encoding excinuclease ABC subunit UvrB encodes MNFQVSSEYSPKGDQPQAIEKLSQGVIDGEKYQTLLGVTGSGKTFTVANVIQEVQRPTLVLAHNKTLAAQLYSEFKQFFPNNAVEYFVSYYDYYQPEAFMPVTGVFIEKDLSINEELEKMRLSTTSSLLSGRRDVLVVASVSCLYGIGNPVEFKKNVIEIFRDQVISRTKLLHSLVQSLYARTEADFNPGTFRIKGDIVEVYPSYADDAYRIHFFGDEIEEIESFDVKTSQVIEKYKRLTIYPANMFVTSPEVLQGAIWEIQQDLVKQVDYFKEIGKHLEAKRLEERTNFDLEMIRELGYCSGIENYSRYLDGRQAGTRPFCLLDYFPSDYLMIVDESHVTVSQVHAMYGGDRSRKENLVEYGFRLPAAMDNRPLKFEEFEAIQNQVIYVSATPADYELQKTDGIYVEQIIRPTGLLDPIIEVRPSLNQIDDLIEEIQVRCELDERVLVTTLTKRMAEELAKYLTKVNIRCRYIHSEVDTLERIEIMQDLRKGIFDVLIGVNLLREGLDLPEVSLVAILDADKEGFLRNHRSLTQTIGRAARNLNGKAILYADKITASMQRTIDETEYRRTKQINYNVENGITPQALNKKIDSAFTKNPLVEYELGHTLSIAAEPETAYLSKGDLEKLIREKRKSMEKAAKELDFLQAAKLRDDIKKLQEQLP; translated from the coding sequence ATGAATTTCCAAGTATCCTCAGAGTATAGTCCAAAAGGTGATCAGCCGCAAGCTATTGAAAAACTTTCGCAAGGCGTAATAGATGGCGAAAAGTACCAGACTTTATTAGGAGTTACCGGATCCGGAAAAACATTTACCGTTGCCAATGTTATTCAGGAAGTTCAAAGACCAACCTTGGTTTTGGCGCATAATAAAACTTTAGCAGCGCAGTTATATTCTGAGTTCAAACAATTTTTCCCCAATAATGCGGTCGAATATTTCGTTTCGTACTACGATTATTACCAGCCCGAAGCTTTCATGCCTGTAACAGGAGTTTTCATTGAAAAAGATTTATCTATCAACGAAGAGCTCGAAAAGATGCGTCTAAGCACTACTTCTTCCCTACTTTCCGGGCGTCGTGATGTTTTGGTTGTTGCTTCTGTTTCCTGTTTATATGGTATTGGAAATCCGGTTGAATTTAAGAAAAACGTAATCGAAATTTTCAGAGATCAGGTTATTTCGAGAACTAAATTACTACACAGTTTAGTACAAAGTTTATACGCCAGAACTGAGGCCGATTTTAATCCCGGAACTTTTAGAATAAAAGGTGACATTGTAGAAGTATATCCAAGTTATGCCGATGATGCTTATAGAATTCACTTTTTTGGAGACGAAATCGAAGAAATAGAATCTTTTGATGTAAAAACTTCTCAGGTTATTGAAAAATATAAACGACTTACCATTTATCCTGCCAATATGTTTGTGACTTCACCCGAAGTTCTTCAAGGCGCTATTTGGGAAATTCAGCAAGATTTGGTCAAACAAGTTGATTATTTTAAGGAAATAGGAAAACATCTCGAAGCCAAACGTCTGGAAGAACGTACCAATTTTGACTTAGAAATGATCCGAGAATTAGGATATTGCTCCGGAATCGAAAATTACTCAAGATATCTTGACGGAAGACAAGCCGGAACAAGACCTTTTTGTTTATTAGATTATTTCCCAAGTGATTATCTTATGATTGTAGATGAAAGTCACGTAACCGTTTCTCAGGTTCACGCCATGTATGGAGGTGACAGAAGCCGTAAAGAAAATCTGGTTGAATACGGTTTCCGTTTACCGGCCGCAATGGACAACAGGCCTTTGAAATTTGAGGAGTTTGAAGCCATACAAAATCAGGTAATTTATGTATCTGCAACTCCGGCTGATTACGAATTACAAAAAACAGATGGTATTTATGTCGAACAAATTATACGCCCAACAGGATTATTAGATCCAATTATCGAAGTACGCCCAAGTTTGAATCAAATTGATGATTTAATTGAGGAAATTCAGGTGCGTTGCGAATTAGACGAAAGAGTTTTAGTAACTACGTTGACCAAAAGAATGGCCGAAGAACTGGCAAAATATTTAACCAAAGTAAACATTCGTTGTCGTTATATACATTCTGAAGTAGATACGCTGGAACGCATCGAAATCATGCAAGATTTACGAAAAGGTATTTTTGATGTTCTTATTGGAGTTAACTTACTTCGTGAAGGACTTGATTTACCAGAGGTTTCGCTTGTTGCAATTCTTGATGCTGACAAAGAAGGTTTTCTTCGTAACCACAGATCTCTTACGCAAACTATTGGTCGTGCCGCAAGAAATTTAAATGGAAAAGCGATTTTGTACGCCGATAAAATTACTGCAAGTATGCAAAGAACAATAGACGAAACAGAATATCGCAGAACCAAACAAATAAATTATAACGTCGAAAATGGTATTACGCCACAAGCTTTAAATAAAAAAATCGACAGTGCTTTTACCAAAAATCCATTAGTAGAATACGAATTAGGACATACATTATCTATTGCCGCAGAACCAGAAACGGCTTATTTATCAAAAGGTGATTTAGAAAAACTGATTCGTGAGAAACGCAAATCGATGGAAAAAGCAGCGAAAGAATTAGACTTTTTACAAGCTGCAAAATTACGTGACGATATTAAAAAACTTCAGGAACAATTGCCTTAA
- a CDS encoding excinuclease ABC subunit B has translation MNTETEKRSLLLEMIAFSTVDGKLHKREFDFLWIVAQELNIEFADFKDLFHQEETIVVIRSEFQRIQQFYRLALIMYCDGVLHEKESTAIRQIALEMGLNPSAVKRVLDLMKNAPNAMIDPKILLKVFQEQHN, from the coding sequence ATGAATACCGAGACCGAAAAGAGAAGTTTACTTTTAGAAATGATTGCTTTTTCTACCGTTGACGGCAAATTGCATAAAAGAGAATTTGATTTTTTATGGATTGTTGCTCAGGAATTAAATATAGAATTCGCTGATTTTAAAGATTTATTTCATCAGGAAGAAACAATTGTAGTTATAAGGTCAGAATTTCAGCGTATCCAACAATTCTACAGGTTGGCTTTGATCATGTATTGCGATGGTGTTTTGCACGAAAAAGAATCTACTGCGATTAGACAAATTGCTCTTGAAATGGGATTAAATCCAAGTGCCGTAAAACGTGTTTTAGATTTAATGAAAAATGCTCCAAATGCGATGATCGATCCTAAGATTTTATTGAAAGTTTTTCAGGAACAACACAATTAA
- a CDS encoding alpha/beta hydrolase-fold protein yields MIRVFFFSIFLWMTFVGNAQQSTASKNVSTFTIEAPQLKTTKKIWIYLPENYWATAQKKYSVIYMQDAQNLFDAKTSYVGEWNVDEKLDSIKAQVIVVGIEHGNDKRIDELTPYKNEKYGGGNADNYVDFIVKTLKPYIDKNYRTKPKAKNTIIMGSSLGGLVSYYSALKYPEVFGKVGAFSPSFWFSNDIYTLTEQAPKIKTKIYFLCGDKESDDMVKDVTKMERLLERNRCYCLHLTKTKIVKGGEHNEKLWRDNFVNALLWLGY; encoded by the coding sequence ATGATTCGAGTATTCTTCTTTTCTATTTTTCTTTGGATGACTTTTGTTGGTAATGCACAGCAAAGTACAGCTTCAAAAAACGTGTCTACTTTTACAATTGAAGCACCTCAATTAAAAACAACAAAAAAAATCTGGATTTATCTTCCCGAAAATTATTGGGCTACAGCCCAAAAGAAATATAGCGTGATTTATATGCAAGATGCTCAGAATTTATTTGATGCAAAAACTTCTTATGTTGGCGAATGGAATGTCGACGAAAAACTAGACAGTATTAAAGCACAAGTAATTGTAGTTGGAATCGAGCACGGAAACGACAAACGCATCGATGAATTAACGCCTTACAAAAACGAAAAATATGGCGGTGGAAATGCCGACAATTATGTTGATTTTATCGTAAAAACATTAAAACCTTATATCGACAAAAACTACAGAACCAAACCAAAAGCTAAAAATACCATTATAATGGGAAGTTCCCTTGGCGGATTAGTTTCTTATTATTCGGCTTTAAAATATCCCGAAGTTTTTGGAAAAGTTGGAGCTTTTTCGCCTTCTTTTTGGTTTTCAAATGACATTTATACCTTAACGGAACAAGCGCCAAAAATCAAAACAAAAATTTACTTTTTATGTGGTGATAAAGAAAGTGATGATATGGTAAAAGATGTCACTAAAATGGAACGTTTATTAGAGAGAAATCGCTGTTATTGTCTTCATTTAACCAAAACTAAAATTGTAAAAGGTGGCGAACATAACGAAAAACTTTGGCGCGATAATTTTGTAAATGCATTGCTTTGGCTGGGTTATTAA